From Aedes albopictus strain Foshan chromosome 1, AalbF5, whole genome shotgun sequence, one genomic window encodes:
- the LOC115264417 gene encoding uncharacterized protein LOC115264417, whose product MEEQQVAAAEQIVDHTSENVASSVNQKLRPVDNGKPEMLWRSDDCNHHPDDFCYICGYFITRTTTKHTLRKDTKLYEAYKQYFNIEVEHQDKQWVPHYACHNCTRRLHGWYQGENRLMEFAVPRIWHSPSNHQTDCYFCVVNLASGQKKSTYPDIPSSRAPIPHSAERPIPQRTCETAVSTTTISTVSGSSVPSSESLQLQGGVLNIPHYPNQTEINDLIRDLALPKNKSELLLSRLKQWSLLDESVRITSQRTRDEEFSSYYTSEDGICFCRDIEGLFSEIGIPLIVRDWRLFIDGSSKSLKVVLLHNRVKSEQYPSLPIAHSILLKESYATTKLLFNKIQYEKFGWEVIGDFKMIGFLIGLQGGYTKFPCFLCLWDSRDTENHYKIKNWEIRAQYKIGEKNVKNDPVVNMEKILMPPLHIKLGLIKQFVKALNKDSESFKFITKLFPKLSEAKITAGVFTGPQVKKLIKSESFPKLLNEKEKAAWKSFRDIVQGFLGNNRDPRYEAIVHELMKNFETMGCRMSLKVHILHSHLDKFKENMGVYSEEQGERFHQDIKHMEQRYQCQATSKMMGDYVWSLMRDTTTEYTRQPISKLHF is encoded by the exons GTTAATCAGAAATTACGGCCTGTTGACAATGGCAAACCAGAG ATGCTTTGGCGATCTGATGACTGCAATCATCATCCAGATGATTTTTGTTACATTTGTGGTTACTTTATTACCAGGACAACAACCAAACATACATTGCGAAAAGATACCAAGTTATATGAAGCATACAAGCAATATTTCAACATCGAAGTCGAACATCAAGATAAACAGTGGGTGCCACATTATGCCTGTCATAATTGCACAAGACGGTTGCATG GTTGGTACCAAGGAGAAAACAGATTAATGGAAtttgctgtgcctcggatttggcaTTCACCTTCAAATCATCAAACCGACTGTTATTTTTGTGTTGTGAATTTGGCTAGTGGTCAAAAAAAGTCAACTTACCCTGATATCCCTTCATCACGTGCGCCAATTCCACATTCCGCTGAACGCCCCATACCTCAACGTACCTGTGAAACGGCTGTTAGTACCACTACAATATCGACAGTTAGTGGAAGTTCTGTCCCAAGTAGTGAGTCTTTACAACTTCAAGGAGGAGTGCTCAATATTCCACATTATCCGAATCAAACGGAAATAAATGATTTGATTCGTGACCTTGCACTCCCTAAAAACAAAAGCGAATTATTGTTATCTAGGCTGAAGCAATGGAGTTTGCTGGATGAATCCGTCAGAATAACATCCCAGAGAACTCGCGATGAAGAGTTTTCCTCCTATTACACCAGCGAAGATGGAATTTGCTTTTGTAGAGATATCGAGG GTCTATTTTCTGAAATCGGCATTCCATTGATTGTAAGAGACTGGCGGCTCTTTATTGATGGCTCTTCAAAAAGTTTGAAGGTTGTGCTACTGCACAACCGCGTAAAAAGCGAGCAGTACCCATCTCTACCCATTGCACACTCCATTCTCCTGAAAGAAAGTTATGCCACAACAAAATTGTTATTCAACaaaattcagtatgaaaaatttggtTGGGAGGTAATAGGCGACTTTAAAATGATTGGTTTCCTAATTGGATTACAAGGAGGGTATACTAAATTCCCTTGTTTCCTGTGCCTGTGGGACAGCAGAGACACAGAGAACCActataaaattaaaaattgggaAATCAGAGCCCAATACAAAATCggcgaaaaaaatgttaaaaacgatCCAGTAGTGAACATGGAAAAAATTTTAATGCCACCTCTTCATATAAAACTTGGTTTGATTAAGCAATTCGTGAAAGCATTGAATAAGGATTCGGAATCATTTAAGTTTATAACAAAACTGTTTCCGAAACTTTCCGAGGCAAAAATAACTGCCGGTGTTTTTACAGGACCACAAGTAAAAAAACTTATAAAATCGGAATCGTTTCCGAAATTATTGAATGAGAAAGAAAAGGCAGCCTGGAAAAGCTTTCGAGATATAGTtcaaggatttttagggaataatcGTGATCCAAGATATGAGGCCATAGTACATGAACTGATGAAAAATTTTGAAACCATGGGGTGTCGAATGTCACTAAAGGTGCACATTCTTCATTCTCATTTGgataaatttaaagaaaatatgggtGTATACTCAGAGGAACAAGGCGAACGTTTTCATCAAGATATAAAACATATGGAGCAACGATATCAGTGCCAAGCAACATCGAAAATGATGGGTGATTATGTGTGGAGTCTCATGCGAGACACAACAACGGAGTATACGCGTCAACCTATTTCGAAATTGCATTTTTAA